In Brassica napus cultivar Da-Ae chromosome C2, Da-Ae, whole genome shotgun sequence, the sequence TACTACCTAGACTATATGGAATATAAGATATGCAACATGCTAACCAAGTAAATGTGCTTTCAAGTGTTTAATAttggaaaataatttatagattgtatttaGGTTTATAGGTTCCTCATgcctagggtttagatttattAAGTAAAGTTTTGGGTATaataaaccatattatatacattctatttgggtttatacttccttgattagggtttagcttaatctatttatttaggtttagggtttagtaattaggatttagagtttagagtttagtagtATTTAGTAGTTGGTAGTTGGGGTTGGGGTCAGCATTAACTTCTTACATGCAATCAtaaacatttcataatttcatcaGTTTGTAATATTCTATTTATTGATTAGTGATTAGTTGATTGGGTTTAATGATTAGTTGattgggtttagtttatgtacGATTGGGATTGACATTGAAGCAAACATTACCACCTTTCATGAAGGCATAGCCATATCAACATTTGAGAAATATGGTATTTTGTTcaattctatttgggtttagggtttatacttgggtttatggtttaatgattaagatttagggtttagtatttggaaggtaGGGTTGAGGTTTGAGTTTAGTGACCCCTATCATTATCGTTCCATTTGATGattaataaataatgttttattttgttcacCAATGTGtactatactatgtattttgttccattTTATTTGGGTTTTAGGGTCTATAtttgggttagggtttagtgattaggatttagggtttagtatttgacAAATAGAAGttgaggtttgggtttagtgataccagtttagggtttagtattcaaAAGTTAGGTCTGTAATTAGGATTTAGAAGTTGTGTGTTGGgttagggcatctccaatgacactctattttttcctccaCAATTTACACCAAAGTAGAGTAACTTTATTATAGTGTAACTTTTGCTCTAATggtgttactctataatagagttactctattataaagtgaaATATAGATGAATgttatattttactctatatttggagtggAAAAGTGACATTCATCTAAATTTCACTCTATAATATACTCGTagctctattatagagtaacacTATTGGAGAAAAAGTTAtactataatagagttactctattttggtGTAaatttatagaggaaaaaatagaatataattggagatggtcttatagccctatactatttaaaagttaaacatggatttagtttaatattatattattttcatattttgataagtgGGTTTAGGGTTGATAAttaaggtttatatttgggtttagtattttaaaatttggtttgggtttagtatttaaaaattgTGTATTGGGTTAATATGGAATGCATTCTTTATTGAAAAGTCTTATATttcatctatttattttattgtcattcAGTAcctaattataatttatatttggatTAGAATTTATGATTCGGTATTTTGGAGTTGGGAtagtgtttagtatttaagGATTATGGATGTGGTTTTAGTCCTCCTATACTACTTCGTGTGATATGGAATATAACATTCAGTATATACATATGTGGTCAATAAATATGTAACGGAAATGTCCTTTTTTTCTCCACTCCTGaccatatattatttactataatactatccatattttttttatctacgtCATCTCACATTCTTCCTTTTTATCTGCTACTTGTACTAGAAATGGTTAAAaccgaataaaaaaaaatacaattgttAGTTGtctaattatgtcaaaatcagtaACATACACTTAATCATCTTCCCAAACTTGGCTATTTTGCAAGTTCAccatttttatattctttatttcATTCCTCTTTTCATATTTTGTGACAACTCACAGACACAGACTCCTCTTTTTGTTCTCCCCTCTCTATATAAAATCATAGTTTATTCTCTCTTTATTCCTCTGCGTCGTCGCTGTTTGGAAGATTGCAATAATAATTTTTGCTATGGCTTCTTTTGCTACACCTCTCTGCTCATTCATTAACTTCACTTTCTCCCAACTTTCAAACTATTCATTTTTCTACTTTCTCACTTTTGTCCTTTCTGTTGTTTTGGGACTTTCACCTTTCCAAACTCCCAAAGCTTTATTTATTTCAGGCATTTAATTTTGGATCCCTTTAATTTTTAgtcttttctatttttatccCAAAATATAATTGTTTCTCTTAAATCATTGACAATTTGaacataaatgataaaaaaagcAAAACATTTGGAGTCCCTACAAATTACTACtctttagtttttgagtgtttGGTTGAAGTTTTGGTCTTGATGTGATATTGAATGTCATTGAATTACTTTAGTTGGAGTTTTGAGCTTGATGATATGAGAGCATGCGCAACGGTGAGACTCATCGGAGTTTTTAGCGACAAGGACATTTCGGATTAATCCtggatattttaaatttaaaaaaaaaaaaaaaaagatgaccaTTCACGGGCCGCCACGTAGTCGTGGGGACCCGTAAATAGTGCAAGGATTCACTAAGAAATAGtctttatttaagaattttaaagATTGAATCCTTAGCTATTGGTAGAGTccactgattatttaattatttttttcctaaagaTTTCAACTTAAGGATTTCCATTGCGGATGCCCTGATCCCCTCTCTATATTATTGgtatgttccaaaaaaaaacaaatactgaCATTCATAAGGTTTTGTGGTTCTGATGGTAAAAAGTGAAATGATCAACTTCAAGCatccaaacaaaagaaaacaaaacaacaaaaagaacttttttttttcattttaggaAGAGTTATGTAAATAAAGGAGAACTTACTGATTGGTCTTTTTCAAGTTCAATAATTGGTGGTGGCTGGTGGGTTTTGGTAATAATAACATGTGATAAATTGAAGTGGAACTCAAATTAAGAACACTTTCTTAATAGTCAACAGTAAAACATGAGATTCTTAACATTATCACTTAGTTTAGGTAATGGAATCGTCTTGGGGGGACCCACTCGAGAGACACAAGATGGATTCATGGATCCTCCATTAGCTTCAGACGATCTCTCGATGTATAGTCTTCCTCTGTATGCTGCAAGGTGAGCGTAATATGCCGGTGGCACAATGGAAACAGGTTTCTTGCATCTCACGAAAGTGTAACACAAGTTATACACAAGTCTCTGCAACTCATCTGAAGTAAACTCGCTCTCATCCCACAAGATGTGATAATGAGTTGGCCTGCTCGTGCCCTTTACTCCCACGTGGCTACAAAGATAGAAATCAAACTCTTTCGGATGAGTTACCACCGTATCAACCACCGTTCCAGGAGGGATGTTCTGATCATGGTCAGGACCGCACCGAAACAGCCTCGTGTGATGTCTTTTCTGGACCACGGAGAAAGTGATGGTCGGATAGTAACCTTGGAACTTAGAACAAGCGGCTTTGATGGATTGAAGCTCTTCTTGGAGGACTTTCTTGAACTGTGTCTCACTCACACCGTCTCTGAAAAATATGATCCGGTTCGGAAGCTTGTTTAGGGCTTTGTAGAAATCATCAAGAAGTTCCTTGACCATCAAGTCAAGATCTTGAATGATTTCTTGCCTATGAGTCTGAGACCGCATTCTAGAGACGTGTCTGTTAGCTTCTGGCCAGTTTATGCTCCCGACCACAGCCGCTACAGAAGGGCTGCAATCATCAAACGGATGAGGATGCGTTACGTCAGCTCCCATGAAGATCACCGGCTCATCGACTctaatcaatcttggaatgtgAGAAGGTATTGAGTTGTAGAGCTCTGTCATTGCCCCACCAATCTTGGCGTTTATCTTGAGAGCCAAGTTTGAAACAAACTGAGAACTGAGCTTAGTGATGTTAGTGTATAAGCAGCATTGTGTCACAACACCAATTCTTGTCTCTGCTATCCTCTTTAGATCTCCATACCCTTTATGTTTTCTCTCCATTACACAGATAATCAGCTGGAGATTGTTTGATGCAGCTCTTTGAATATCCTTCAGTTTAGACTCAAGAAGAGTAGTGTTGTTGAGTATGTGTGATGGCTCAAAGAAGGTGCTGCTTAAAGTGTACTTGCTTAGGAAGACTCCTAAATGCTCACACTTTTGAGTGAGCTCGTTTATGAACTTGGGAATGGTAGATTTCTGGTCAGGGCTGCCTCCAATACTCATCAAAGCCCATCTCTCGACTCGAGTCCCTTTAAAAGCTCGGCTCTCTAGTAGGTTCCTTGACCTGTCATGTTTAAGCTTTGGGGGCTGAAGTATTCTTCCTTTCAGCaatgtcatttctctagagacCTCCAAGTTGAACTCTCTCGTTTGAGTTCCACTGTTAAACCAAAGAAGCAAAAGATTAAAACCTTAATGATGTTTAGGACACAACTAATCACTAGAAAGTTACCTCGATGGACCGACCGGTCCTGCCATAACATTGTCAATAATAGCTTTCCTTTCATTAGGTTTCTGGCAGcccattttcataatttttgcaGCCTGATCATCTGAAAGCTTTCCAAGAAACTTTTGGCCTTCACAGATCATACATAGTTCCATAGGAAGGTAACAAGGTCTTGTTCTACTAATCTGAAGACATGGCAAGTTCTTGAACTGAATCTCATAGCCATAATGATCTTTGAAGTAACTCACAAGCCTTATTTGCTTCCCATCTCTATCAGGAAACCATAATCTCTCAGTGATCTCATCTGTTAACCCGTATACTCGGTATCTTTGAACAGTTTCTCTGTGGCAAACAAATACTCTTATGTTCTTAATTTCTTTCTCAACTTCTCTCCTTTCCTCCAAGCTAAGTTCTCTGCCTTTGTTCCTAGAAAGATCCTTGAGAAGACCTAGCTTCTTCTGCAAGTAAGCTATTACACCAATGCTTTCATGGAATGCTGCTATTGAGAGATCCATGTTAAGTGCTAAACCTTGTTGAGTCTGTCTAAGGCTCTGGAAAAACCCTCTGAGTCCAACAGCTCCACCTCCAATCTCCTTGGATCCACCCATAGAAGTCGAATAAAAAGATCTTCCAATGGAAGTACACTTCTCCATTGGATTCTCCCTCAAGATCACATCAAGAGCATGAATGTATTCTTGAGGCAGAGGAGCCCAGTTTTCACCTTCCTTCCTCTGTTCCTTCCCATCAAACTTGGACACAAGCCTCATGTTAACCCTAAAAAGTTTATCAACCTTCTTCTGAGGTAGCTTCTCGCGCAAGTCACAACACTTCATCAAAGTGTTGCATGATGGGATAGGGAGGTTAACAAAGAACTCAAGCCTATCTTCTTGAAACTCCATAGGGCTGTAAATGTTCTTCCTACCATCAAAAGCAGGGACAGCACCAGAGAAGCTTCTCGGTTCAGTCTCCAGGAGTTTCTGTTTGATCATCCGAGCAATTTCTTTTGAAGGGTTTGGAGAGATGTCAACGTTGTAATGGTAAATCTTCTGTGAAGGATCAAACTTGACAAGAAAATGGTTGGCTAGGAGATATATAACAGAGCCTTCATGACCACCAGAGTCAGGTCTTTTAGCAACCACTAATGCTGCTTCTGTTGCTGTTCCTGTGGACCCAACTTTGATGTTTCTATGTTCTGAAACTTGCGTCTTCGGCTGTTGCTGATGCTTTCTCTCCACAACTGTTTTTGATTAAAACACAAAAGATGCAACTAAATCACTACCAACCAATAAAGAGTATTTAAGCAGACACAGAGTTTCTTTCTAGGCAAAAGTTTCAGacattaacacattaaagaaaaGGTGATAATATTGTAGTACAGAGAAGGACCATATACATAGCAGTGTGGGAAATCACACCAAGTCACCAAGAACAACAAAAGGTGGAAAGAGATAGCCTTGAAAACCTCGTccaataaataaacaaatattcgGACAAAGAGTTCTGAGAAAACCTTTAGAATTCTGCAAAAGAACAAAAACAtgcaagaaaagaaaacaatggTTCCTCACCTGGGGTAAGAGGGAGAGCTTTGGTCATCGGGTGGAAGAATCTTTGGTCAGTAGGTAGAGGAAGTaaaggaagagaaggaagagtgtTGTGAAACTGAGAGTAAAAGCAGTAGTAATAGTAGTAGTAGCTAGAGTGGAGATTGGACGGGACGAGGCTTAGATTTTGTTGGGGAGAAGAAGGGAAAGGAGGAGGATTGGTGTGAACATGGTAAAGGGGAGGAGGCTTGCGGAGAAGAGGTGTTCTTGATTTGGAATTAAGGGTGTGTCTGGTAGTATGATGACTCTGAGCTTTTTCTTCCATGGATGATGAAAAATAATAGacagagagagtgagagagggGTTTGAGGTAAAgcagaaaagagagagagaaggtaaAAGACGTAAAAGacgtaaaagaagaagaagaagaagaagaagagt encodes:
- the LOC106354474 gene encoding protein argonaute 7 yields the protein MNPDPNPNLYFRVGSGSGLRVRVKCRGLHTLLLLLLLLLRLLRLLPSLSLFCFTSNPSLTLSVYYFSSSMEEKAQSHHTTRHTLNSKSRTPLLRKPPPLYHVHTNPPPFPSSPQQNLSLVPSNLHSSYYYYYYCFYSQFHNTLPSLPLLPLPTDQRFFHPMTKALPLTPVVERKHQQQPKTQVSEHRNIKVGSTGTATEAALVVAKRPDSGGHEGSVIYLLANHFLVKFDPSQKIYHYNVDISPNPSKEIARMIKQKLLETEPRSFSGAVPAFDGRKNIYSPMEFQEDRLEFFVNLPIPSCNTLMKCCDLREKLPQKKVDKLFRVNMRLVSKFDGKEQRKEGENWAPLPQEYIHALDVILRENPMEKCTSIGRSFYSTSMGGSKEIGGGAVGLRGFFQSLRQTQQGLALNMDLSIAAFHESIGVIAYLQKKLGLLKDLSRNKGRELSLEERREVEKEIKNIRVFVCHRETVQRYRVYGLTDEITERLWFPDRDGKQIRLVSYFKDHYGYEIQFKNLPCLQISRTRPCYLPMELCMICEGQKFLGKLSDDQAAKIMKMGCQKPNERKAIIDNVMAGPVGPSSGTQTREFNLEVSREMTLLKGRILQPPKLKHDRSRNLLESRAFKGTRVERWALMSIGGSPDQKSTIPKFINELTQKCEHLGVFLSKYTLSSTFFEPSHILNNTTLLESKLKDIQRAASNNLQLIICVMERKHKGYGDLKRIAETRIGVVTQCCLYTNITKLSSQFVSNLALKINAKIGGAMTELYNSIPSHIPRLIRVDEPVIFMGADVTHPHPFDDCSPSVAAVVGSINWPEANRHVSRMRSQTHRQEIIQDLDLMVKELLDDFYKALNKLPNRIIFFRDGVSETQFKKVLQEELQSIKAACSKFQGYYPTITFSVVQKRHHTRLFRCGPDHDQNIPPGTVVDTVVTHPKEFDFYLCSHVGVKGTSRPTHYHILWDESEFTSDELQRLVYNLCYTFVRCKKPVSIVPPAYYAHLAAYRGRLYIERSSEANGGSMNPSCVSRVGPPKTIPLPKLSDNVKNLMFYC